One window from the genome of Cyclobacterium amurskyense encodes:
- a CDS encoding diacylglycerol/lipid kinase family protein gives MKLLFIVNPISGDVDKEPFIKNAKELCLKYGIENRFFKTTGKDDEEKVNDIIQKFVPDRVASVGGDGTTLFSAIALMEEKIPMGIIPLGSANGMAVELGVNSNPIEALKDLIMSSMIKSLDMLKINDKYYSLHIGDVGINAEIVASYEKDSNRGMTTYAKYFLDELMKIDPFEIQVEANNENTIEKAVMVGICNSRKYGTGIPLNINGNPMDGKFEIVLVKNLNTQFLINAGLSKFNDVFYMKENITAISTEKAILKFDHPRLLQLDGEVIGKFDRLVVEIVKGATMLITSKDNQYID, from the coding sequence ATGAAATTACTTTTTATTGTAAACCCAATTTCTGGCGACGTCGACAAAGAGCCATTTATAAAAAACGCAAAAGAACTATGTCTTAAATATGGAATAGAGAACCGATTTTTTAAAACTACGGGAAAGGATGATGAGGAAAAAGTAAATGATATTATTCAGAAATTTGTACCTGACCGAGTCGCATCTGTTGGCGGGGATGGTACGACCTTGTTTTCGGCTATTGCTTTGATGGAAGAAAAAATCCCAATGGGCATTATCCCCCTAGGTTCAGCTAACGGTATGGCAGTTGAACTGGGTGTTAATTCAAATCCAATTGAGGCTTTAAAGGACCTGATCATGTCCTCTATGATCAAAAGCCTGGATATGTTAAAGATTAATGACAAGTATTATTCTCTCCACATTGGGGATGTAGGGATTAATGCAGAGATCGTGGCTTCCTATGAAAAGGATTCCAATAGAGGGATGACCACCTATGCCAAATACTTTTTAGATGAGTTGATGAAAATCGATCCTTTCGAAATTCAAGTAGAGGCAAACAATGAAAATACAATTGAAAAGGCCGTGATGGTAGGTATATGTAATTCCAGAAAATATGGAACAGGTATACCCTTAAATATTAATGGTAATCCTATGGATGGAAAATTTGAGATAGTCTTAGTCAAGAATTTAAACACTCAATTTTTAATTAATGCAGGACTTTCCAAGTTTAATGATGTCTTTTATATGAAAGAAAACATCACTGCAATAAGTACAGAAAAGGCAATTTTAAAATTTGACCACCCTAGATTATTACAATTAGACGGAGAAGTAATTGGTAAATTTGATCGATTAGTAGTAGAAATTGTTAAGGGAGCTACCATGTTAATTACATCTAAAGACAATCAATATATAGATTGA
- a CDS encoding efflux RND transporter periplasmic adaptor subunit, with protein MKRILILICLVGILGNTACQHKEKAEHFESTFRATSPIKMDTVVFQEYVSQVHSIQHIELRALERGYLQKVFVDEGQFIKKGQLMFQIMPLIYEAEKQRAEAEADFAEIEFNNTQSLADSNIVSSNELAMSRAKLAKATAELNLAKAHLGFTEIRAPFDGIMGRFHVRLGSLLDEGELLATLSDNSKMWIYFNVPESQYLDYASTTGLENMPEVQFKMANNKNFNNKGIIETIEADFNNETGNIAFRATFPNEDGLLRHGETGNIMMPISFKDVLIIPQKATFEILDKKFVYIVDDSNTLRSKEITIAHEIPHLFMVSEGLNPDDKILIEGLRKVKNNQEIKYEFLDQRAILSDLNLLHAE; from the coding sequence ATGAAGAGGATATTAATTCTCATCTGTTTGGTAGGGATACTAGGCAATACGGCGTGTCAGCATAAAGAAAAAGCGGAGCATTTTGAGTCTACCTTTCGTGCCACGAGTCCAATAAAAATGGATACTGTAGTATTTCAGGAATACGTAAGCCAGGTTCACTCCATCCAACACATTGAACTCAGGGCGCTTGAAAGGGGATATTTACAGAAAGTATTTGTAGATGAGGGACAGTTTATTAAAAAAGGGCAGCTTATGTTTCAAATAATGCCACTTATTTATGAAGCCGAAAAACAAAGAGCAGAAGCTGAAGCAGATTTTGCTGAAATTGAATTCAACAATACACAAAGCCTAGCAGACAGCAATATCGTTTCTTCAAACGAATTGGCCATGTCTCGAGCCAAATTGGCCAAAGCAACGGCCGAGTTAAATCTTGCCAAGGCACACTTGGGATTTACGGAAATCCGAGCTCCATTTGATGGTATCATGGGACGATTCCATGTTAGGTTAGGAAGTCTCTTGGACGAAGGTGAGTTATTGGCTACACTTTCTGACAACAGTAAGATGTGGATTTATTTCAATGTTCCTGAATCTCAATATTTAGATTATGCGTCTACAACAGGTTTAGAAAACATGCCTGAAGTGCAATTCAAAATGGCCAATAACAAGAACTTTAACAATAAGGGAATTATTGAGACCATTGAGGCAGATTTCAACAATGAAACAGGAAATATTGCATTTAGAGCAACTTTCCCTAATGAGGATGGATTGTTAAGACATGGTGAAACAGGTAATATTATGATGCCGATTTCTTTTAAAGACGTCTTGATCATTCCTCAAAAAGCCACTTTTGAAATTCTAGATAAAAAGTTTGTCTATATAGTCGATGATAGCAACACTTTGCGATCAAAAGAAATAACCATTGCGCACGAAATCCCTCATTTATTTATGGTAAGTGAAGGTCTGAATCCAGATGATAAAATTCTTATTGAAGGTTTGAGAAAGGTTAAAAATAACCAAGAGATCAAATATGAATTTCTTGACCAAAGAGCAATTTTATCAGATTTAAACCTGCTTCATGCAGAGTAA
- a CDS encoding efflux RND transporter permease subunit: MFSKFIQRPVLAIAISLAIIFLGILAIATRPISQFPEIAPPRVNIFIAYPGSSADVLVKSTLIPLERAINGVKGMQYIISDATSAGEATIQIIFEPGTDPNAAVVNVKTRVDQVMNNLPPLVQREGVIITPIQPSMLMYVNLFSTDKKADEKFLYNYANVNILPELQRINGMGRAIILGSRQYAMRVWLKPDRMRAYNISTEEVLEAIDEQSVIGRPGRLGQSSGKSAQSIEYVLTYKGRFNLPEEYEDIIIKANPEGEILMLKDIAEVELGSEFFDIYSNKDGYPAASMVLKQNFGSNASKVIDEVKLKLKELEKDFPPGMSYEINYDVSTFVDASIDKVLHTLVEAFILVALVVFLFLGDLRSTIIPAIAVPVSLIGAFVFMQMFGLTINMITLFALVLAIGIVVDDAIVVVEAVHAKMEEENLSPFKAVKKVLGEISGAIIAITLVMTAVFIPVAFMTGPVGVFYRQFSITMASAIVLSGLVALTLTPVLCAMILKNNHGKPKRKSPIDLFLDWFNRKFEKITDKYEGLLKLIVNRKVITYGILIAFGFGIFAVNEKLPTGFIPNEDQGMIYAIIQTPPGSTLELTNEVSRKLQEIAEEIDGIQSVSSLAGYEILTEGRGSNAGTCLINLKNWQDRHHSVKEIIEELEEETKDLGAVIEYFEPPAVPGYGASDGFSLRMLDKNSTVDYQEFDQVNHDFMEALNKRPELSGLFTFFAANYPQFELTIDNKLAMQKGVSIGKAMENLDVLIGSTYEQGFIRFGNFFKVYTQAAPEYRKLPSDIMNLFIKNEEGEMVPYSAFMKMEKKQGPNEITRFNLYTSSSIKGVPAPGYTSGDAINAIQEVAAATLPNGYDIAWEGLSYDESRRGNEAIYIFVVVLIFVYLVLAAQYESFIIPLAVILSLPIGVFGSFLMLKFMGLANDIYAQIGLIMLVGLLGKNAVLIVEFAIQKHQQGSTILEAAIIGAKVRFRPILMTSFAFIAGLIPLVIATGAGAIGNRTIGTSAMGGMLFGTLFGVIIVPGLYYIFGSMADGRKLIKDEDETPLSEDYIRSQSDASLLKKLKKLLSKKELKDGK, encoded by the coding sequence ATGTTTAGCAAGTTTATACAACGGCCGGTGTTAGCGATAGCTATCTCCCTGGCCATCATATTCCTCGGAATATTAGCTATAGCGACAAGACCTATTTCTCAATTTCCAGAAATAGCCCCTCCCCGAGTAAATATATTTATAGCCTATCCAGGATCTAGTGCAGATGTATTGGTTAAGTCTACATTGATCCCACTAGAAAGAGCCATTAATGGTGTGAAAGGGATGCAGTATATCATCTCTGATGCGACAAGTGCTGGAGAGGCCACTATCCAGATAATATTTGAACCTGGCACAGACCCCAATGCGGCAGTAGTCAACGTAAAGACCCGGGTGGATCAGGTCATGAACAACCTCCCGCCTCTGGTGCAAAGGGAGGGTGTAATCATTACACCTATCCAACCCAGTATGTTGATGTACGTTAACCTTTTCAGTACAGATAAAAAAGCTGATGAGAAGTTTCTATACAACTATGCCAATGTCAACATTCTACCGGAGCTTCAAAGGATAAACGGAATGGGTAGGGCCATCATACTTGGTAGCCGCCAATACGCAATGCGGGTTTGGTTAAAACCAGATAGAATGAGGGCCTATAATATTTCCACAGAGGAAGTCCTAGAAGCCATTGATGAGCAAAGTGTAATCGGAAGACCAGGTAGACTAGGACAAAGTTCAGGAAAATCGGCCCAATCTATTGAATATGTATTGACTTATAAGGGTAGGTTTAATCTCCCCGAAGAGTACGAAGACATTATTATAAAGGCTAACCCTGAAGGTGAAATATTGATGCTTAAGGATATTGCTGAGGTAGAACTTGGTAGTGAATTTTTTGATATTTATTCCAATAAAGATGGCTATCCTGCCGCCTCAATGGTATTGAAGCAAAACTTTGGTAGCAATGCCAGTAAAGTTATAGATGAGGTAAAATTAAAACTAAAAGAACTTGAGAAGGACTTTCCTCCGGGCATGTCGTATGAGATAAATTACGATGTTTCTACTTTTGTTGATGCTTCTATTGACAAGGTATTGCATACCTTAGTTGAGGCGTTTATTCTCGTTGCTTTAGTGGTATTTCTTTTCCTTGGTGATTTAAGGTCCACTATTATTCCAGCCATTGCTGTCCCTGTTTCTTTGATAGGTGCCTTTGTATTTATGCAGATGTTTGGTTTGACGATCAATATGATCACACTATTTGCCCTGGTTCTGGCAATTGGTATTGTGGTGGATGATGCAATTGTGGTAGTGGAAGCTGTCCATGCCAAAATGGAAGAAGAAAATTTAAGCCCATTTAAGGCTGTTAAGAAAGTACTTGGTGAAATTAGTGGTGCCATTATAGCAATTACCTTGGTTATGACTGCGGTATTTATACCAGTAGCTTTTATGACAGGTCCGGTTGGTGTTTTTTACCGCCAATTTTCCATTACCATGGCCAGTGCAATTGTCCTATCAGGTTTAGTAGCACTTACACTTACCCCAGTATTGTGTGCGATGATTCTCAAAAACAATCATGGAAAACCTAAAAGAAAATCTCCAATTGATCTTTTCCTGGATTGGTTCAATAGAAAATTTGAGAAAATCACTGACAAATATGAAGGGCTCCTTAAGCTTATTGTAAACCGAAAGGTGATCACCTATGGTATTCTTATCGCTTTTGGTTTTGGTATTTTTGCCGTAAACGAAAAACTACCTACAGGATTTATCCCTAATGAAGATCAGGGAATGATCTATGCGATTATACAAACTCCTCCAGGATCTACTTTGGAGTTAACCAATGAGGTATCAAGAAAACTTCAGGAAATTGCTGAAGAAATCGATGGTATCCAATCTGTTTCTTCTCTGGCAGGGTATGAAATTCTTACGGAAGGTAGGGGGTCAAATGCAGGCACTTGCCTCATTAACCTCAAAAACTGGCAAGATCGACATCATTCTGTTAAAGAAATCATTGAGGAGCTAGAAGAAGAAACCAAAGATTTAGGAGCTGTAATCGAATACTTCGAACCACCAGCAGTACCAGGATATGGCGCATCTGATGGTTTTTCTCTTAGGATGTTGGACAAAAACAGTACCGTAGATTATCAGGAATTTGATCAGGTAAACCATGATTTTATGGAAGCACTGAATAAGCGGCCAGAATTAAGTGGCCTGTTTACTTTCTTTGCTGCCAACTACCCACAATTTGAGTTGACCATTGACAATAAACTTGCTATGCAAAAGGGAGTTTCTATAGGCAAAGCCATGGAAAACCTCGATGTACTGATCGGTAGTACCTATGAGCAAGGCTTCATTAGATTTGGGAATTTCTTTAAAGTCTATACACAGGCTGCTCCGGAATACCGAAAACTTCCTTCAGACATTATGAACCTATTTATCAAAAACGAAGAAGGAGAAATGGTCCCTTACTCTGCTTTTATGAAAATGGAGAAAAAACAAGGACCAAATGAAATCACAAGGTTCAACCTTTACACTTCCTCCTCTATTAAAGGGGTACCTGCTCCAGGCTATACCAGTGGTGATGCCATTAATGCCATACAGGAGGTAGCAGCTGCAACCCTTCCTAATGGTTATGACATTGCTTGGGAAGGACTTTCCTACGATGAATCAAGACGAGGAAATGAGGCCATTTACATCTTTGTTGTGGTATTGATTTTCGTTTATTTGGTATTGGCTGCTCAATATGAAAGTTTTATAATCCCTCTAGCAGTTATTCTTTCCTTACCAATAGGTGTATTCGGATCTTTTCTGATGCTAAAATTCATGGGGCTTGCCAATGATATTTATGCGCAAATTGGTTTGATCATGTTGGTTGGACTTTTGGGGAAAAATGCAGTGTTGATTGTGGAGTTTGCCATTCAGAAACACCAGCAGGGATCAACTATTCTCGAAGCTGCAATCATAGGTGCAAAGGTTAGGTTCCGTCCTATTTTGATGACTTCATTTGCTTTTATTGCAGGACTTATTCCTTTGGTGATAGCTACAGGAGCTGGCGCGATAGGTAACAGAACCATAGGCACTTCAGCCATGGGAGGAATGTTATTCGGAACTTTGTTTGGTGTGATAATCGTACCGGGACTCTACTATATATTCGGTAGTATGGCAGATGGTAGAAAACTCATTAAAGACGAAGACGAAACTCCGCTAAGTGAGGACTACATTAGAAGTCAATCCGATGCGAGCTTACTTAAGAAACTAAAGAAATTATTGTCGAAAAAAGAACTGAAAGATGGCAAATAA
- a CDS encoding TolC family protein, giving the protein MANKFILNTTSLLFSMLLIWGCKTPQVTTINENKSVPVSFNDSKDTTNSASTNWKTFFSDTHLIHLIDTALANNQELNILLQEIAVDNNEILARKGEYLPFVNLGAGAGLEKDGKYTRHGAVDESLNIREGKAIPEPLPDFMFGAFASWELDVWKKLRNGKKAAVTRYLSSIEGKNFMVTNLIAEISSSYYELMALDNLLEIVQKNIAIQKNALHIIEQQKQAAQETQLAVNRFAAQVLNTENLQYNIKQQIVETENRINFLVGRFPQPIERSSSGFNEITVNEIHSGIPSQLLKNRPDIKQAELTLAAAKLDVAIARANFYPSFSIEAGVGFGSFNPKYLVNPQSILYNLGGELMAPLVNKNAIKATYNSANAKQLQAVYGYEQTILQAYIEVANQLSQIANTSKSYETKAKEVDLLNQSITISNSLFRSARADYMEVLLTQREALESRMELIEIKMSQMNAKVNIYKALGGGWN; this is encoded by the coding sequence ATGGCAAATAAATTCATATTAAATACGACAAGCCTATTATTTTCCATGCTCCTTATTTGGGGATGTAAAACACCGCAGGTGACTACGATCAATGAAAACAAGTCGGTTCCAGTTAGTTTCAACGATTCCAAAGACACTACCAATAGTGCTTCCACGAATTGGAAAACCTTCTTTTCTGACACACACTTAATACATTTAATAGATACAGCGCTGGCCAACAACCAGGAGCTGAACATTCTGCTTCAAGAGATCGCTGTAGACAACAATGAGATCTTGGCCAGAAAAGGGGAGTACCTCCCTTTTGTAAATCTAGGTGCTGGTGCTGGTCTGGAGAAGGACGGAAAATACACCCGACATGGGGCTGTGGATGAAAGCTTAAACATCAGAGAAGGAAAGGCCATTCCTGAACCCTTACCTGACTTTATGTTTGGAGCATTTGCTTCCTGGGAACTGGATGTTTGGAAAAAACTTCGCAATGGAAAGAAGGCCGCTGTAACAAGGTATTTGTCAAGTATTGAAGGCAAAAATTTCATGGTTACTAACTTGATTGCTGAAATTTCAAGTTCTTATTATGAACTTATGGCACTGGACAACCTATTGGAGATTGTTCAAAAAAACATAGCCATTCAGAAGAATGCCTTGCACATAATAGAGCAACAAAAGCAGGCTGCTCAGGAAACGCAATTGGCTGTAAATCGTTTTGCAGCTCAGGTCCTCAACACAGAGAATTTACAGTACAATATAAAACAACAGATTGTAGAAACTGAGAACAGGATAAACTTCCTAGTTGGTCGTTTTCCTCAGCCCATTGAAAGAAGCTCATCAGGTTTCAATGAAATTACAGTCAATGAAATTCATTCTGGAATACCATCCCAATTGTTGAAAAACAGACCGGATATAAAACAAGCTGAGCTTACTTTAGCTGCAGCCAAACTTGATGTGGCTATTGCCCGTGCCAATTTTTATCCTTCTTTCAGTATTGAAGCTGGTGTAGGGTTTGGGTCATTCAACCCCAAATATCTCGTCAACCCTCAATCCATATTATACAACTTAGGGGGAGAATTAATGGCGCCATTAGTGAATAAAAACGCCATTAAAGCCACTTATAATAGTGCCAATGCAAAGCAGTTACAGGCTGTATATGGTTATGAGCAAACCATATTACAGGCTTATATAGAAGTAGCAAACCAGCTTTCTCAAATAGCCAATACAAGTAAAAGCTATGAAACCAAAGCCAAAGAAGTGGATTTGCTCAATCAGTCCATTACCATTTCAAATAGCTTGTTTCGATCAGCTAGAGCCGACTATATGGAAGTTTTGCTTACCCAAAGGGAAGCTCTAGAATCCAGAATGGAGCTTATAGAGATAAAAATGAGCCAGATGAATGCCAAAGTGAACATTTACAAAGCATTAGGTGGTGGTTGGAATTAA
- a CDS encoding SusD/RagB family nutrient-binding outer membrane lipoprotein, with the protein MKKLIKNILCIGLIASFWACEDLSEVNINPNSPEQVSSNYILTYVLTNTAKTYHNLGYENSKIAGAMQYVQRGTNEGAVVVNFYGWGHESWNSYFDILRNNQVIYENAIEENNDFFKGIALIVRSFHFGLMSDLYGDIPYSASLQANNDVFFPKYDRQIDVYNGVLVDLKEADALLQNLDPSKDVVNATSDIMYGGDAQKWRRFANALRMRYSMRLINKKSDMGALGIDVEQEFNLASQFTFTDNADDAIVDFLGTDENNAAPGGPLNSPNPNLLLKPGQPLVDKLLGLNDPRLYRWVLPVQYKWDDQVTIEKDSVITNVLGETATVKFKPAPEGVDVNTNLYVGLPVGLPIVEAMSYNKGNDEEGYHPERSPYISYLHDRYRKNHDDYVGMNLMTYSEVKFLMAEAALIGGLGASDPEGHYREAIRASMEKYGILSNPGNFNFENYYDQETVSYALSTNKEERIMEQKWIANWQNPQAWFDWRRTGYPVLEAGPVTQFGAAIPVRYMYPSPNLDPNYLVNYEEAISSLEDTQYIPAGQSKDHPYAKMWLLQNSGKPW; encoded by the coding sequence ATGAAAAAATTAATAAAAAATATACTTTGTATTGGATTGATTGCCTCCTTTTGGGCTTGTGAAGACCTTTCTGAGGTCAACATCAACCCAAATAGTCCTGAGCAGGTGTCCTCCAATTATATCCTTACCTATGTATTGACCAATACAGCCAAAACCTACCACAATCTAGGGTATGAAAATTCCAAAATTGCTGGAGCAATGCAATATGTGCAAAGAGGTACCAATGAGGGGGCGGTAGTTGTTAATTTTTACGGCTGGGGTCACGAATCCTGGAACAGCTATTTCGACATACTTAGGAATAATCAGGTTATTTATGAAAATGCAATAGAGGAAAACAATGATTTCTTCAAGGGAATAGCATTAATTGTTCGGTCCTTCCACTTTGGACTAATGAGCGATCTTTATGGAGATATTCCTTATTCAGCTTCTTTACAAGCCAATAATGATGTCTTTTTTCCAAAATATGATCGTCAAATAGATGTTTATAATGGCGTTTTGGTTGACTTAAAGGAGGCTGATGCACTGCTTCAAAACCTGGATCCTTCTAAAGATGTGGTAAATGCCACTTCCGATATAATGTATGGAGGTGATGCTCAAAAGTGGAGGAGGTTTGCCAATGCCTTGCGTATGCGATACAGCATGCGGTTGATAAACAAGAAATCAGATATGGGCGCATTAGGAATTGATGTGGAGCAAGAGTTCAACTTGGCCTCTCAATTTACATTTACGGACAATGCAGATGACGCAATAGTAGATTTTCTTGGTACCGATGAAAATAATGCAGCCCCAGGAGGACCATTAAACAGCCCTAACCCTAATTTATTGTTAAAGCCAGGGCAACCCTTGGTAGATAAGCTTTTAGGACTCAACGATCCTCGACTTTACCGTTGGGTATTGCCGGTTCAATACAAATGGGATGATCAGGTGACCATAGAGAAGGATTCAGTGATTACCAATGTTCTCGGTGAAACGGCTACGGTTAAATTCAAACCAGCTCCTGAAGGAGTAGATGTGAATACCAATTTGTATGTAGGCTTACCAGTTGGCTTGCCTATTGTGGAGGCCATGTCTTACAATAAGGGAAATGATGAGGAAGGTTATCATCCGGAGCGGAGTCCTTATATTTCCTATCTGCATGATAGGTATAGAAAAAATCATGACGATTACGTTGGAATGAATTTGATGACTTATAGTGAAGTCAAGTTTCTTATGGCTGAAGCGGCGCTTATAGGTGGACTTGGTGCCAGTGATCCTGAAGGACACTATAGAGAAGCGATAAGGGCTTCTATGGAGAAATATGGCATCCTTTCCAATCCTGGGAACTTCAATTTTGAAAATTACTATGATCAGGAAACTGTGTCCTATGCTTTAAGCACCAATAAAGAAGAACGAATCATGGAACAAAAATGGATAGCCAACTGGCAAAACCCTCAAGCATGGTTTGATTGGAGGAGAACTGGCTACCCTGTTCTTGAAGCAGGTCCTGTCACCCAGTTTGGTGCAGCTATTCCTGTGCGTTATATGTATCCATCTCCTAATTTGGATCCAAATTACCTGGTTAATTATGAGGAGGCAATTTCTTCACTAGAGGATACCCAATACATCCCTGCAGGTCAAAGCAAGGATCATCCTTATGCCAAAATGTGGTTGTTGCAGAACTCAGGGAAACCTTGGTAA